In Deinococcus cellulosilyticus NBRC 106333 = KACC 11606, the sequence ACCGTGGGGTGGACCTCGAAAAGAAAGTGGCAGCACATCCCACTGGACAGCGGCTGGTCAGTCTGGTGAAAACCGTGAATGTCACCCTGGAGAAAAAAGGGGTGGCCGAAGAAAAAGCCCAGGTGGTGCTGGTGATGGACGCCACAGGCAGCATGAAAAACAGTTACAGAAGCGGTGCCGTGCAGAAAGTGGTGGACCGCATCGGGGTGCTTGCCATGCGCCTCGACGATGACGGCAAGCTGGAAACCTGGTTTTACGCGAAAGACTTCCACCACACCCCGGATGTGACCCTGGACAACATCGATGGTTATGTGGCCCGCACGGTGCTGGACCAAAGCGGTGGTTTCCTGATGGGTCTGGGCCGGGCCAACAATGAACCTCCGGTGCTGCGTGCGCTGGTGGAGCGGCACAGAAACAGCCGTGTCCCGGTGCTGGTGCTGTTCATTTCTGATGGTGGGGTGAGCCAGACCGCTGAGATCAAACAGGTGATCACCGAAGCGGCAGCATGCCCGATTTTCTTTCAATTCATGGGTCTGGCCGGGCGCAATTACGGGGTGCTGGAGAAACTCGACACCCTGGAGGGACGTGTGGTGGACAACGCCAGCTTTTTTGCCATCGATGACCTTACAGACCTCTCGGATGAAGACCTCTACAGCCGCCTCCTGCAGGAGTTTCCGCTGTGGCTCAGGGCAGTCCGGCAAAAGGGCATCCTGAGGTGAACGAAAAAAGCAGGCCCCGGGAGGCCTGCCCGTTCTTGCAGGGGGTCAGGATTGCAGCAATTGTTCCTGCCTGCGGGTGAATTCTGCCGGGGTGATGCGTTTTTTCTGCAGGTCCTCAAAAAGCAGGTCGAGTTCAGAGAGGAGCTGTTCCACCCTGTTCTCCTCTGGCACCAGGGACACCAGACTTGCCAGGGCTTCTGTGGGGTCCACTTCGGTTTCGGTGTACTGCAGGTAGGTTTTGCAGTTCGGGCAACTGCGGCTGAGTTTCAGTTCCTGTGCGGCCACCGAGTCCCCGAGGGCCACATCGGTGAGGGTGGCTTTCACCCGCCGCTGGACCAGCTGGCTGAGGTCGAGGTTCAGCAGGTCCAGGCCTTTCTTTCTGGGGTGCCCGCGCACGGCTTCGCGGGTGAGCAGGGCCTCCATGTCCCGGCTGACCAGCCAGGTGTGTTCACAGGTGCTGCAGGTGCGTTTGAGCTGTGGCATGGTCTTTCCTCAGGCCCTCGCGCGTTCTTTGAGGCCCAGGAACAGGCCTCCCACCACACCCTGCAGGATCTGGCCCAGCAGGCTGCTGATCACCCCGTAGAGGATGTGCC encodes:
- a CDS encoding VWA domain-containing protein; translated protein: MHTLTRGQKSPLVAFMSAVDFTVALSFQNPQHLTLDASVFGVDGADQLSDDRYFCFFNQPESPHGALKLLPPETGELQRFQVKLPLLPHTIRKLVFTVSIDGAGTMRDLPDGQITVYAEGKPVLGFQVQGTEFEQEKALIFLEVYFKDQWRVAAVGQGYSGGLSSLLKHYGGEEEASPPPPPVVNRGVDLEKKVAAHPTGQRLVSLVKTVNVTLEKKGVAEEKAQVVLVMDATGSMKNSYRSGAVQKVVDRIGVLAMRLDDDGKLETWFYAKDFHHTPDVTLDNIDGYVARTVLDQSGGFLMGLGRANNEPPVLRALVERHRNSRVPVLVLFISDGGVSQTAEIKQVITEAAACPIFFQFMGLAGRNYGVLEKLDTLEGRVVDNASFFAIDDLTDLSDEDLYSRLLQEFPLWLRAVRQKGILR